The sequence ATATTTCTTTTTCTAAAGCGCTTTACTTTGAAAGATGCACAACCACTTTGTTTAGAATGTATTCCTCAAACCTCTGACAAAATGCAGAATCCTGTATTACATGTGTAAGCTATCCCGAATAGGCTTTGCTTTTAATAAGGCCATAACAGATTTAACTATTTATTTTAGCAAAGGTCTGTTTATAATGGCCAGCTCGGATGTCTCATCTcacctttttattattttttctcGCCATCTGACAAGGCCAGTATACACATCTTTTAGACTACTTTTTGCTAAGATTAGGGTTTGGctagctattttctggtctcctACTTGCATTAAGTGAGAATGAACGGGTTTCATGTTGACATGAGTGTCTGATATGGAATGCAGAGTGGACTGAGCTTTTTAGTTACTTGTTCAGGCTCCAGTATTTGACTTCCTACAGCGcattttaaaataaaaatgaattaAAACAATGGTTTTGGATGTCATTAATTGTCATCAATGTCAAGTCATGAGCAGTGTCAGTAGTGCAGTTTGATTGTGAAAATAGAGTAGTCTGTCTAGTTCCATAGGTAAAAGCTCATCAACAATCACAAGAAGGCTGACATGGTCTGTGGCTATCACTTGGAAAGAGGCAGTTCATTCATGGTCAAGGAGTCCTCTATGCAAGTTTCCAAATCCATTCAATGCTAAGTCCATTCATTTCAAAGTCCTTCCATTGCAGGTGGTTCTTCTTGGTGGTCACTCGTCTTGGCTACATTTCTTGGTCAGAGGCACCAGCTGTCTGCCAGTGAATCTGTTGAACTCATTAAGAATGTAGCTTTCCTTCTGCAGCATCTAGGAGCACAGATATACAACTGTTAAAAGGAGATCTTTCAATCATTGACATATGGCACTTAGTGGGACCAAGCCATTGCGCTTTGAATCATCATCCATACCTCTTTCCACTCCTCCTCAGTTTCATGTCTGTAACCCAACAAGTGACAGATTCCATGAGCAGTGACTGACTGAGCCAAGGAGAAGGGGGACAAAAAAGTCAAATGAACAAGCACTAATGCAACTGCTAGTGGTGAGTAGTGTAATACaaattttaaaaaatcaattgTCTATCAATCTTGGGACCCAGAACCATATTTAGCGTGTGCTGGCAAATAGTATTTCACTAGAAACTTCGTTATACTTTTGCGTGTGATTGGTGATCACATGATGATAGTGACTGGACAAACCATTTATCCTGCAGTATTTCACCATGGTAAAGGCAAGGTGGGCCTCCCCGCCTCACTCTTATGCTCCCGTCAAAAAGACCCTGGCTTCAATTGGttataataaaaaaaattgtgattTCATGTCTGTTGCTGCATGATATTACTGTGTTGTAGGGTGTGTGTTGTGCATGCATTGTGGCTGTTTTACTAGTAGTTTGCTCACTGTGAGAGTTCCATGAAGATCCTGAGACTCCTGCTGGCACTGTTTCATCAGGTATTCAACCCCCAAGAAAATGTCTCCAAGGTTCAGTTCATCTCTGTAAAGGGGGCAAGGCAGCTTCCCAGGCCTCAGTTCCTTTAGAAACAAAACAAACTTTGATCACTGTTTCTTTACCTAAATTCAATTTCCAAATGTTCACATAGTATGCACACTGCAAAGACACGTAGGTCCAGCGATTAGGGGGAATAGCAGGATAGAAGCTTGCACTGCAGTGACCATGTGGTTACAGGGTGTGCTGTGGGCAAGTGCACTACTACCTGTGCCATAAAAGCCTGGGCCTCTTGGCAGAGGTAGTACACTTACATACAAGGAGGCGTCACAGTCTATTCGGCCACTCTCTCTGGAAGCGTCCCACTCCAAACCCCAATGCTGCGAACAGGGTAACACTTCCAACAGAGGCCAGAGACGACGGGGACCATACCACCACTGCAACTTGAACCATGACCCTGCTGTGCACTAACACCCATGCCATAAAAGCCTAGACCTCTTGGCAGTGGCAGGTGAATGCTGGGAAGGAAATTTAGATACCAACCTCATAGAATGGAAATGAGAGGACATCCGTGGGCATATTCTTTTTCCTATAAATGTTATTGATCCGTTGAATCTTGCGGTTGTCCACGCAAATGACTCCCAAATCAAATTTTTGGATGCCCAATATGTGCCTCAACGTCTCCACGTCCTTCCGTAGCCTCGCGCGTCGCAGCGGCACCACGTTCTGGAGATTCCGTAGAACTACACCCATTTCAAAACGCCAGTCACTAACGTTACAAAAAGTCTGAGGGAAATAATTTTTTTATCAAGTAGTCGTAAATATTGCGAATGGCTACATACAATAAACAGATAGCCTAGGTAGCTAGCGTGTTGTTAGCCGGCGAATGCTCGTTGGTTCAATCAAGGTGACTCAGTCGTTCCAGTTGTAGAAGGCCTTCTTATTTCAGATTATGAATGCAAATATGTACTATTCTACAAGGTCCTCTAGAGCTGATGTAGTGATAAAAATcgaatatattattatatagaaAAAATATAATATTGCTTGAAAAAAGAATTGCAacattctagctagctagcattcttCTCATACGGATCCTTCCCGGGGTAGAATGTAGAAACCGGGAGCCGAAACAGGTTGGACCGGAACCGGATGTCAGCAAGTTTCTAATCCATGAGCATAATGGAATACTGAAAAAGTAGGTCACTAGCTATCTTGTTTGAAACAATATAAAGGTAAAGTCCGTCTGTATTATATTAAAGCAACCGAACGTTTTAGCGTTATCAAATACATGTCCTTCATTTTCAAGTAGCACGTCTTGTAAATTCGCTAGCGTGCTAACAAgcgaaacgttagctagctagctaggtttacATGatgtaactaacgttagctagctaacattttacAAGGCACAacatgttagctaactagctagttacatGTAAAGTACGCCATAAAAGTGTTTGCATAGTCTTTGAAGCTGAATTGCGTGTACATAATTAGTTACTTTTTCAGATAACATTAAGACATGTTTCCATAAACCACGTTAGATAACATGTTAGCTAGATAACATCAACATGCTGATGTTTACTTTGCATGTTTTCAGACTCGATGATGCTTCACTGAAGACACTTCAAATGGAGGAACACACACTTTCCTCAACATGCCTTGCAGCAGCCTGGCCTCTAGGTCGGCTTTTGTGAGCGCAACTGAATAAGTGAATGCCCTTGAGTACAATTGAGACAATACTGACATTTCCACAATGAATCCCAACAGTTTGTTTGGGAGGCAGCAGGGAGGAGCTTTCCAGGCCTCCAGCAACACTAACAAGACTGGTGGCATGTTCCAGGCCTTCGGACaggagggctccaccaaccctccACAGAATGTAGCATTTGGGCAAACCGCAACATTCGGGCAACCGTCTGCCTTCAGTCAGCCGTCAGTCTTTGGTCAGTCTCTGGCATTTGGGCAGACGCCTTCGCTCGGACAAAGCTCTGTTTTTGGGCAAAGTGGCGGACTAGGTCAGGCATCAGGGCAGACCTCGACATTCTCTTCAATAAGTCAGCCTCCAGCCTTTGGTCAGTCCTCATTGGGGCAGGGTAGCTCTGGGTTTGGTGGTGCTCCCCCGCCATCGTATGGACAGGCCACTGGACAGAGTCAGAGCTCTGGGTTTGGACAAACGCCTGCTTTTGGACAGAGCTCTGCCTTTGGGCAGCCGCCTGCATACGGGCAGCAGCAGACCCCGGCGTTCAGCCTCTCCTCTGGGATCTCCCAGGCTTCCTCTGgccccaccactaccaccaccacaggGTCGGCACAGCCTTTGGGCTTTGGCCAGTCGCCCATTGGCCAGCCGCAGCCCAGCGCCACGACCACCTCCTTTGGTACTGCTCAGAGTGTCGTCCAGAGTAGAGGCTTCAGCACATCAGAATTCAGCTTCAAACCGTCCAACGAGGTGCTGTTTAAGCCCATCTTCAGCGCCAGCCCAGAGCTGGCTAATCCTCAGCCCGCCGCTGCATCCGAGCAGCCCTTCGGTGGCGCCACCACCACCCAGCCCTCTTTCAGCACCAAGGACAGCAGTGGACCGGCCAACTCAGGCTTCTCTCTCCTGACCGGAGCCAAGAGTGGCCCGCTTGGTTTCAGCTTCTCCCAGCCGGCAGTGGCCCCCTCCATCTCCGCTTCCATTGCCACTACCagcctgacccagaaagaccctCTCACCAGCAGCGTAGGCTCCGGAAGGAGCCTGCAGTTCACATTCTCCCAGCCATCTGCTCTCTCCAGCACCAACTCCAGCACCGCCGCCCCCCAACCAGCCCCGGTCCCCAGCAGCCCCTCCTCCTTCAGCTTCTCTACCAAAGTCCTCCAGTCCCAGCCCGCGCCCCCGATGTCCCTGTTCGGAGGAGTCAGCTTTGGCCAGACCTCTACATTTGGAGACCTCAAAAACGAGGCCCCAGCTGAGGAGAAAGTTGGCGATGAGGAGAGCACTAGGGAAGTGACAGTGTTTGGGAGACTTGGAAAAGGAACTAAGCGGAAGGAGGAGCCAGCGAATCCCAAAGCCGCTCCAGGGAAGCCTGCCCAGTCAGAGGACGCCCAAGCTGAAGCCAGAGCTGACCTACCCAGACACCCTTCGAAGCGGCCTCTCCTGAGGTCCTCCCGCGGCCCCATGGGTGGACTCTTCTGCAGGGCCATGAGTGGCGTTTTGAAATCCGCAGCCAACTCAGTGAGGAGGGACCCCATGAAGGAGGAGCAGCAGCCTCCaggatggggggagggggagagagcagacACACAAGCTCCGATCAGTCTCAGACCTGCTACTCCTCCCAGGGCTCAGGCCCCCACCAGAGAGGTTCTGGAGAAAGCAGAGGAGACTGGTAAGTCCTCATCATGAAAATTAAGTAAAACACTATTACTTGCTGTTAACCAAAATCATATGCCTTGCTGAATTTAAAGTATTATGTTTAATGTGTATCACAGATTTTCTCATGCTGATTTTATTCTCTCCTTTTCCTCCAGGTTCGTTGGAAGTGCCCGACCCAGACGCTGAGACCAAGACCCCAGCTAGGAGAAGGCAGCGCGGGGAGAGCACGGACAGCCTGGGGGGCATGTCCCCCACCGACGCCACCATCCTCCAGTGCAAGAGCGTCCCACCCAGTCTCAACAAAAAGAACATCATAGAAAAGCACTTTGGCCGCTTCGGGAAAGTCTGCCGGGTCTACTGCCGACCCCATAAGAACCTGGCTATCGTCCACTTCCAAGACCACGTGAGTACACACACTCTACTGACAACAGAGGCGACTTGACACGCTTTTGGGGATTCTCAATTCGATTATATGTTTGTGCTGAATTTAActgagatatttttttttttttttcaaacgtCTGTGATACCTTTCAGGCATCAGCAGCAAAGGCAAAGAAGAAGGGCAAAATGCTGCACAGACAGGAAATCTTTCTCTTCTGGCAGAGAAAGAAACACAGTAAGTCCTTGTGGCCGCATCCTCCTATTTTGCAGAGTTAAGTCAAATAATACAGACCAAATTACTGTTACTAGTTAAGTACTCAATTAATAGGCTTATCTAAGGGAAATCATCTGACAGACAAGTAGCCCACTGTCAAGCTCTTGATCAGCTGCCCCTGTATTTCCATGTACCTTGATTGAACCCGGTCTCTCTTGAGaaattgattgtgtgtgtgcacgctcgtGTGTACTGTGTATTACTCCTTCTGTGTTCTTTGTGTCAGGCCCAGGGAAGAAAGGCGATCGAGcccaagagggagaggaggaagaaagcAACAGGGACAACCAGGTTTCAGACACCAGCCTGGGGGGCTTCCAGTCCTCCTCTCCGCTGAGGAAGCCCCTCCCCAGAGTCCCTGCCCTCAGCAGCACCGTCAACCTCAGCAGGAGGTAATCTTGGCTGCCCCTCACAGCTAGCTGGGCCAGACTTCTAGTTTCTGTGAAGTGCTTTTATAACCTGAAATACATGTGGAAACATACGACTTATACTGTAAAGATAATAGATACATTAGGAAATCCCTCGAGGCTTATTAATTGGGGGATAACTGTGGGTGTTAGCTAGCCGTGGGTGACTAGAGTTAATCTCTAAGCACATCAGGATGTGACATCAGATATAAAAAAGACACTTCGTTTCTCAGCTCACCAGTGAAGAAGCCGTCCATAGCCAAGTCCCTACAGTTTGAAAGCGAGCCCCAGCAGGACAGCAGCTCCGAGGGCCAGAGCTCTGACCGCCCCgtgccctcctccctcctccacctgatTGGCCAGCTGGCTGAGACAGCCGAGGAGAAGTACCGCCTCCTGGAGCAGAGGGACAAGATCATGCGAGCTGGTAGGTACAGTAGAGCTGTCAGTCTGACATGCAGTCCTGGAACTGGCCACGAGCTACTGAATTGACTTACCTGCATTTCTTTAGTATGAAGCCAAGTGTTGACATGGAGGAATGTGCTGAATGTCAATTTCTTTGACTGTTGGCATAATAACAACGATGAAattaaagtaataataataaagatTAAATAATCTGGGCTGGAGAGACTGACTGGTTATGTTGTTCAATGTGCAGGGCGGCCCAAACGGACAGACCTGGAGCTGTCTTTCTTTGTGGGGACATGCCCGGACATGTGCCCCGAGAAGGAGCGCTACATGAGGGAGACCCGCAACCAGCTCAGTTGCTTTGAGGTCGTCCCAGATACAGAGAGGGTAAAGCCATTTCTTCTATCCCTGTTTCAATACACACAAATTCTCTCAGGCACACCTTTTGCATGTACACTGCACCTGTGCTACTGTTGTGTAAAGTACATGAACCTCTCATCAATAGAGAAGTTCCACTTGATGGCTTATGATAATCAtattaatgatgatgatgatgatatgtaGGCTTTTTATCTAGCTATGTCCTCAAACTCCAAGTGCTTGACATTGGGCATGAGTATATCCCACCCACAAATGTCTCAGTTGAATAAAAACAACCTGGTTTATACATTTTATAATGAGACGTAACCCCTTCCTGTCCAGGTGGACCACGTGGCGGCCATCAAGGAGTACAGCAGGTCATCGGCGGACCAGGAGGAGCCCCTCCCCTACGAGCTGCGGCCCCTCCCCGTGCTCAGCATGACAATGGAGTACCTGGTCACCCAGATCATGGACCAGGGCCACGACAACTACCGCGACTGGTACGACTTTGTGTGGAACAGGACCCGCGGCATCCGTAAGGTAAACACAGCTagtgttggttagctagctagctgctcctgttttttttattgtttattatcGGTGTCACAATGACAGAAAAGTCCTTGTACGAGGCAAGTAATTGGGAATGGGAAAGTGCTGAGAGAGTAGATGAGAGCAGAAAAAGAAATGCAAAAAGAAAGCTTATGAAAAAGTTATCATAACACATTCATTGATACATATTGCTGCGGTCTGAGGGGCTTTGTCTGTTGGAGTTATGGTAACTCTATTCCTCTCCTACTCATTTTTCCTCCCAGGACATCACCCAGCAGCACCTGTGTGACCCGCTGACGGTGTCGCTGATCGAGAAGTGCACCCGCTTCCATGTGCACTGTGCCCACCACCTGTGCCAGGAGCACATGATGACGTTTGACGCCAAGATCAACAACGAGAACATGACCAAGTGCCTGCAGAGCCTGAAGGAGATGTACCAGGACCTGGCCACCAGGGGCGTCTACTGCCCCCAAGAGGCCGAGTTCCGCCAGTACAACGTGCTTCTCAAACTAGACGTCGGGGACGTCCTCCGGTCAGTCACTCGCCAATGattgggtcgtgttcattagggtacACTGTAGCAAAAGGTTTTGCAACGATAAATGAAAATAATTCTCTTATTGGTCAGTTTTACCTCCCAGTCTCACTTCGTTACGGACCGTTTTCTTCTGTTTCGTGCTTACGACTGTGACAATACCCCAGTTATTCTCCATTTGTAAACATACTACCAATGAACTGTAAGCATGTCTTTGTTTTAATGTTTCAAACACCACCCTTCACCTCCCCTCTGACTGAGAGTATGCTCTCTTTTGTTGTGGTCCACACAGTGAGGTGCAGCAGTTCAGGGACGAGGTGCGCAACTCTCCAGAGGTGAAGTTTGCCGTGCAGGCATTCGCGGCTCTCAACAGCAACAACTTTGTACGCTTCTTCAAGCTGGTGAAGTCTGCCTCCTACCTGGCGGGCTGCCTACTGCACAGATACTTCAACCAGGTCAGCAATAAACGTCACCTACCCTAGTAATGTACCTCCTTACATGCCATGGAATGTTTAGTGGGTCTGTAATTAGCTTTGAAAAGTAGTAGGAAGTTTAACCTGTAGTAATGAGCGTCACGTCCCATCAACTGGTTGTCCCTTGGGAATTGATGgacgtttgtgtgtgcatgcctatGTGTTTGTATGCATTCCTGTGTGTGTAGGTGAGGGGCAAGGCCCTGAGGACCCTGAATATCGCCCACACAGTGGGCTCTCAGAGGTCCACCATCTTTCCCCTGGAGGATCTGGTGCGCATGCTCATGTTCCAAGATGCCTCTGAGGCCACAGACTTCATCCAGCAATTCGGCCTCAACATCAGTGGCGGGTCAGTACCAGTACCTGTCTAATACAATATATGTACCCAACATATTTACTGGGAAAAAACCTGTAGCGAACAGAAAACCAATGTTCAGGTTGCACCTCCCTGTATCGCTTGAATGTAACATCTTCACAACAGTAAAGGGCCCAGAGGGACAGTGTTTAAAGCGgctaaaaacaataacaaagagtACACCCGCCCCTGTTTTGCGAAAAGCTGAAACTGATATCATCCATGAtttcaaaattatagttttaaccatgttttgaggctatatagtttTTTACATTTATGTTATTAAATGGGGGTTGCGTTAATGCAGAATTCTGCGTTTTTCACACagaaaataaaaatattaaaCGCCTAACATATCTTTCTGCGTTTTGTAAATatagatctaaaatgcttcttattgtaatttctgcttcAGACAAATGTTGTGCTTCAGTTGCTCTTCTCCACTCGTCGTCATTCCCACATTCACCAACAGGCATTGTATCAGCAGAAGGCGCTCTGACTTTGTAGCGACCTTTCTCTGTGtacttttctctggtaaaatgcaagattaacttcaagcaaaacattaggaaatgtagctggctacattttgTCTATGATGAACATGAGAAATAGGATGGCCATGCATCGGTTTTCTAAGCTAATTTACGTATGTGTGGCTGCTAGACAAATAGTGTTGCACTTTTCTCaagaaaatgaagctattttctgctcaatgtgttgcactaatgtatttagtgttaaggaaaactatagttgcatgcCCCTGATCACTcctattgaagcaaaaaaaacACTGTTGACTGTCAATATAAAATGTTTCTGATGTTGTGCGTTTTGAAAATGCAGATTTCTGAAAGCTAACGCAACCTCTGGTAAAACCAGCTTATATTTtgtgttctgatggggtacgacagttgaactaagctcatgaggcattcataagttatattcttcatgaatcaatgggtacatattgtcAATTTATGAGTCcgaaaatggatgtagcaactgctgattgcccctttaaaaaaaaagtattcatATAAAAACAAAATCTGAAAATTAATCAGTATAGTCACTTTTTAATGTTTCATTGGGTAATTGTTGTCATCAAGCAACAGACTTCCTTCTCTGATGTCCTCTGACCTCCTGACCCCACAGCTTGGTGGAACTGAGCCGCACGGCCTGGCAGGAGCCCGACCTGAACCTACCCCAAGTGAAGTCAGACGTCATCATGGCCAAGAGGGCTGTGCTGATCGGGGAGGTGGTAAACGGAGGGCCACTGCCCAGCCCTCCCCAGCATGTCCCCGTTTGCAGCTTCGATGCCTACAACAAGTACTGGGGGGAGGGTCCGCTGGCAGAACCTTCGCCCGCTGCCATCTTCGGGAGCGGCCCGGTGGCTGTAACGGGTATGGGAGCCATGGCAGTTCAAGATGGCTAAACTGTGGAGGCCTGTAGAGCCGCTGTGCCCGTAGATTGATGTTCAAGACAGCCCTTACTGACATTGTTTATTTAGCCTGTCATGGTGTCTCGAGTT is a genomic window of Coregonus clupeaformis isolate EN_2021a chromosome 4, ASM2061545v1, whole genome shotgun sequence containing:
- the ybey gene encoding endoribonuclease YbeY is translated as MGVVLRNLQNVVPLRRARLRKDVETLRHILGIQKFDLGVICVDNRKIQRINNIYRKKNMPTDVLSFPFYEELRPGKLPCPLYRDELNLGDIFLGVEYLMKQCQQESQDLHGTLTSVTAHGICHLLGYRHETEEEWKEMLQKESYILNEFNRFTGRQLVPLTKKCSQDE
- the LOC121551374 gene encoding germinal-center associated nuclear protein, which translates into the protein MNPNSLFGRQQGGAFQASSNTNKTGGMFQAFGQEGSTNPPQNVAFGQTATFGQPSAFSQPSVFGQSLAFGQTPSLGQSSVFGQSGGLGQASGQTSTFSSISQPPAFGQSSLGQGSSGFGGAPPPSYGQATGQSQSSGFGQTPAFGQSSAFGQPPAYGQQQTPAFSLSSGISQASSGPTTTTTTGSAQPLGFGQSPIGQPQPSATTTSFGTAQSVVQSRGFSTSEFSFKPSNEVLFKPIFSASPELANPQPAAASEQPFGGATTTQPSFSTKDSSGPANSGFSLLTGAKSGPLGFSFSQPAVAPSISASIATTSLTQKDPLTSSVGSGRSLQFTFSQPSALSSTNSSTAAPQPAPVPSSPSSFSFSTKVLQSQPAPPMSLFGGVSFGQTSTFGDLKNEAPAEEKVGDEESTREVTVFGRLGKGTKRKEEPANPKAAPGKPAQSEDAQAEARADLPRHPSKRPLLRSSRGPMGGLFCRAMSGVLKSAANSVRRDPMKEEQQPPGWGEGERADTQAPISLRPATPPRAQAPTREVLEKAEETGSLEVPDPDAETKTPARRRQRGESTDSLGGMSPTDATILQCKSVPPSLNKKNIIEKHFGRFGKVCRVYCRPHKNLAIVHFQDHASAAKAKKKGKMLHRQEIFLFWQRKKHSPGKKGDRAQEGEEEESNRDNQVSDTSLGGFQSSSPLRKPLPRVPALSSTVNLSRSSPVKKPSIAKSLQFESEPQQDSSSEGQSSDRPVPSSLLHLIGQLAETAEEKYRLLEQRDKIMRAGRPKRTDLELSFFVGTCPDMCPEKERYMRETRNQLSCFEVVPDTERVDHVAAIKEYSRSSADQEEPLPYELRPLPVLSMTMEYLVTQIMDQGHDNYRDWYDFVWNRTRGIRKDITQQHLCDPLTVSLIEKCTRFHVHCAHHLCQEHMMTFDAKINNENMTKCLQSLKEMYQDLATRGVYCPQEAEFRQYNVLLKLDVGDVLREVQQFRDEVRNSPEVKFAVQAFAALNSNNFVRFFKLVKSASYLAGCLLHRYFNQVRGKALRTLNIAHTVGSQRSTIFPLEDLVRMLMFQDASEATDFIQQFGLNISGGLVELSRTAWQEPDLNLPQVKSDVIMAKRAVLIGEVVNGGPLPSPPQHVPVCSFDAYNKYWGEGPLAEPSPAAIFGSGPVAVTVPAFTLQKPEVKAQPDVDPRPQNKPARLLAEPRLFGDLPPPYPGLATVTEPAQPLQGTDETGEPEPTQPSIQVHPAADLQQQLFQLIDVAQPQPVRPPSPPPKPEPVYSDEDILAELECVVEEVLEAVVWEVASAGADYAAAALVASSGHMEAVVSEVVEQMLREVSTAAVQAERERLAEEKRKIEEARRKQEHEVFLAQFSDSLCSEISQEVLTECIKETAASEIQLATEEEAACMARCSDEVCSCLVEETLDKEIFLMVEDILEAELQRIQKYIKRWRDVVAVRRQLKRQMRGFPAAPCCVDPRHKLKALAPSAPSQPSMDCLARGMVNLGNAGYMALSSTRLLKMRQEAIHQMRVHFYYQQLLNESVWTPLDMPTLVVESVPNPPGRIFWKATLLLPSDHESVASIADRILTDWLETKFGGGESAKVTEKEQEGTLRTLCITNGFREAGDMTHKVHISIKASRGPLSEEGLSKMEEAHELQGTGALLMLLPAPSPGSEDQDVPLLSALLQLKQLQQANIWDCPLPLAILVPGPHDTQKLEEELMLQTLVEDGLISEHVFVHIPETTSDLQGSEQVSEAVRWLLARAPAPSLLSSQTLVHFVEAGLGREFSARLYGHRQDRAGAGLARQHPAPVITLYNAVLAFLADLVSSQHLSSLSWPPGEFALPETRDLVPHLGWNSPQHLAWLRTAVVSLQIPSWDMPANTASWPQLCSAIFQYASQIPTSRHSQPLLMSRLENLLERVRCSTAAAQDHWEEESPSFQQVPWDDVVALCIDHKLKDWQHPDSPVCDDAVTEDGEVLVYFPKEGLNGFQPPAEWTEAVRLTHREKQQETQGASPGGLAALPPLRQKLFRSLVDRPDRPAPCHTLDITHTPSPRDLLPHKVLHGLQEERAHSQRCEEQLKRWLEVESLDSISMPLFMPSSLLSMTNIMAPICTSGGAATATQEADSEDPLEKAERDWLKGAPVSMAQRLKELDRLLLASREEELACGLKLNSLLNIVED